One Granulicella sp. 5B5 DNA window includes the following coding sequences:
- a CDS encoding L-serine ammonia-lyase, whose protein sequence is MNTSLFELFKVGIGPSSSHTVGPMRAALSFVRELARRGEFGVAGNVSTAALAVDLYGSLALTGIGHATDRAVMMGLLEESPDTVDLQTIDARLEALRETKMLKLLGEHAVRFDPAVDLRFHRDQMYPEAGVETHPNGMRFTALNAEGCVVFSQVYYSVGGGFILTAEEFAAADGGVKKRDVPYPFSSADELLWLSDEHGLTIAEMVLANEMALLKDATILRRVERIISPERPGNTIAPPMNALTPEELVKSAILSLWGTMAESIERGKTTEGTLPGGLNVRRRAPGLARRLAAMDEAGKVRDPLAPLDSVTLVAMAVNEENAAGGRVVTAPTNGAAGVVPAIAYYYLHHASDELSESEREAGLLRYFLTAAAIGILYKENASISGAEVGCQGEVGVACSMAAGGLVAALGGDARAVEGAAEIAMEHNLGMTCDPIGGLVQIPCIERNGMGAVKAVNAARLAMNDQGVHKVSLDQVIETMYRTGMDMQSRYKETSLAGLALNIIEC, encoded by the coding sequence ATGAATACGAGTTTGTTTGAGTTGTTCAAGGTGGGGATCGGGCCTTCGAGCTCGCATACGGTGGGGCCGATGCGGGCGGCGTTGAGTTTTGTGCGTGAGCTGGCACGGCGTGGCGAGTTTGGTGTGGCAGGCAATGTATCCACCGCTGCGCTCGCTGTGGACTTGTATGGGTCGCTGGCGTTGACGGGCATTGGGCATGCGACTGACCGCGCGGTGATGATGGGGCTGCTGGAGGAGTCGCCGGATACTGTGGACCTGCAGACGATTGATGCCCGGCTTGAGGCGCTGCGAGAGACGAAGATGCTGAAGCTGCTGGGGGAGCATGCGGTGCGGTTCGACCCTGCGGTGGACCTACGGTTTCACCGCGACCAGATGTATCCGGAGGCAGGTGTGGAGACGCATCCGAATGGGATGCGGTTTACGGCGCTTAATGCGGAAGGATGCGTGGTGTTTTCGCAGGTGTACTACTCGGTGGGTGGTGGGTTTATTTTGACCGCGGAGGAGTTTGCTGCGGCTGATGGTGGCGTGAAGAAGCGCGATGTGCCGTATCCGTTTTCGAGTGCGGATGAGTTGCTGTGGTTGAGCGATGAGCACGGGCTGACAATTGCGGAGATGGTGCTGGCGAATGAGATGGCGCTGCTGAAGGATGCGACGATTCTGCGGCGGGTAGAGAGAATTATTTCGCCGGAGCGACCGGGAAACACGATTGCGCCGCCGATGAATGCCCTGACACCGGAGGAACTGGTGAAGTCGGCGATCCTGTCGTTGTGGGGGACGATGGCGGAGAGCATCGAACGCGGGAAGACGACCGAAGGGACGTTACCGGGTGGGCTGAATGTGCGGAGGCGAGCGCCAGGGTTGGCGCGGCGGTTGGCGGCGATGGATGAGGCTGGCAAAGTTCGCGATCCACTGGCGCCGCTGGATAGTGTGACGCTGGTGGCGATGGCGGTGAATGAGGAGAATGCAGCGGGTGGGCGTGTGGTGACGGCTCCGACGAACGGCGCGGCGGGAGTGGTGCCGGCGATTGCGTACTACTATCTGCATCATGCTTCGGATGAGTTGAGTGAGAGCGAGCGAGAGGCGGGGTTGCTGCGGTATTTTTTGACGGCGGCGGCGATTGGGATTCTGTACAAGGAGAATGCTTCGATCAGCGGTGCGGAGGTAGGGTGCCAGGGTGAGGTGGGCGTGGCGTGTTCGATGGCGGCGGGTGGGTTGGTGGCGGCGTTGGGTGGTGATGCTCGCGCGGTGGAGGGCGCGGCGGAGATTGCGATGGAGCACAACCTGGGGATGACGTGCGATCCGATTGGTGGGCTAGTACAGATTCCTTGCATCGAGCGCAATGGGATGGGTGCGGTGAAGGCGGTGAATGCGGCGCGGCTGGCGATGAATGATCAGGGCGTGCATAAGGTGTCGCTCGATCAGGTGATCGAGACGATGTACCGCACGGGGATGGACATGCAGTCGCGGTATAAGGAGACGAGTCTGGCTGGACTCGCGCTGAATATTATCGAGTGCTGA
- a CDS encoding YifB family Mg chelatase-like AAA ATPase — MLFKARSAAVYGIDAHIIDVEVDFGAQVEKEIFATVGLPDAAVRESRDRVRSAIKNSGFDIPPTRITINLAPADLKKEGSGFDLPIAIGILGAYGGLSIKDLSDFVLVGELGLDGSLRAVQGMLPIAIAARAAKIKNLIIPAANAREAAVVEGVNVYPVRSLLEVRELLNSTTQGNLFIQPLKVNTSTLLSEAVEYHADFRDVRGQHVAKRALEVAAAGGHNILMIGPPGSGKTMLAKRLPSILAPLRFEEALETTKIHSVAGVLDKDAGLVTHRPFRSPHHTISDAGLIGGGMIPRPGEVSLAHNGLLFLDELPEFPRNVLEVLRQPLEDGNVTISRAAMSLSFPARFMLAAAMNPCPCGYFNDPSRDCMCTPPMIQRYVSKVSGPLLDRIDIHIEVPAVQYKELRSGTAAEGSAEIRTRVLAARERQHQRFLEHPTRVPTTTRPAGRAVFSNSQMTTQQIRTFCELASDAERLLERAMLQQGLSARAHDRILKVARTIADLDAAPTIAVKHIAEAIQYRTLDRSYWA, encoded by the coding sequence ATGCTCTTCAAAGCCCGCAGCGCAGCCGTCTACGGCATCGACGCCCACATCATTGACGTAGAAGTCGACTTCGGCGCCCAGGTTGAAAAAGAGATCTTTGCCACCGTCGGTCTCCCCGACGCCGCCGTCCGCGAGTCCCGCGACCGCGTCCGCTCAGCCATCAAGAACTCCGGCTTCGACATCCCGCCCACCCGCATCACCATCAACCTCGCACCCGCCGATCTCAAAAAAGAAGGCTCCGGCTTCGATCTCCCCATCGCCATCGGCATCCTCGGCGCCTACGGCGGTCTCTCCATCAAAGACCTCTCCGACTTCGTCCTCGTCGGCGAGCTTGGGCTCGACGGCTCGCTCCGCGCCGTGCAGGGCATGCTGCCCATCGCCATAGCCGCCCGCGCCGCAAAGATCAAGAATCTCATCATCCCCGCTGCCAACGCGCGCGAAGCCGCCGTCGTCGAAGGTGTCAACGTCTACCCCGTGCGCTCCCTTCTAGAAGTCCGCGAGCTGCTCAACTCCACTACGCAGGGTAACCTCTTTATCCAGCCGCTCAAGGTCAACACCTCCACGCTCCTCTCCGAAGCCGTTGAATACCACGCCGACTTCCGCGACGTCCGCGGGCAGCACGTCGCCAAGCGTGCACTCGAGGTCGCCGCCGCTGGCGGTCACAACATCCTCATGATCGGCCCACCCGGCAGCGGCAAGACCATGCTCGCAAAACGCCTCCCCTCGATCCTCGCTCCGCTACGTTTTGAAGAAGCCCTCGAAACCACCAAGATCCACTCCGTCGCCGGTGTCCTCGATAAAGATGCCGGCCTCGTCACTCACCGCCCCTTCCGCAGCCCGCACCACACCATCTCCGACGCAGGCCTCATCGGCGGCGGCATGATCCCGCGCCCCGGCGAGGTGTCTCTGGCACATAACGGCTTGTTGTTTTTAGATGAGCTACCCGAGTTCCCCCGCAACGTCCTCGAGGTCCTCCGCCAGCCGCTCGAAGACGGCAACGTCACCATCTCGCGCGCCGCCATGTCGCTCAGCTTCCCCGCCCGCTTCATGCTCGCCGCCGCCATGAATCCCTGCCCCTGCGGCTACTTCAACGATCCCTCGCGCGACTGCATGTGCACCCCGCCCATGATCCAGCGTTACGTCTCCAAAGTCTCCGGCCCGCTCCTCGACCGCATCGACATCCACATCGAGGTCCCAGCCGTGCAGTACAAAGAGCTCCGCAGCGGCACCGCCGCCGAAGGCTCAGCCGAGATCCGCACTCGCGTCCTCGCCGCCCGCGAGCGTCAGCACCAGCGCTTCCTCGAACACCCCACACGAGTCCCCACCACCACCCGCCCTGCTGGCCGCGCCGTCTTCTCCAACTCGCAGATGACTACCCAGCAGATCCGCACCTTCTGCGAGCTCGCCTCCGACGCCGAACGCCTCCTCGAGCGCGCCATGCTGCAGCAAGGCCTCTCCGCACGCGCCCACGACCGCATCCTCAAAGTCGCCCGCACCATCGCCGACCTCGACGCCGCACCCACCATCGCCGTCAAGCACATCGCCGAGGCCATCCAGTACCGCACCCTCGACAGAAGCTACTGGGCCTAA
- a CDS encoding class I SAM-dependent methyltransferase yields the protein MSLNAQRFTGRAEDYDRYRQRYPAEPVLMRLREWCGLTPQHRVADIGAGTGMLTEVFLANGNPVIAIEPNAEMRALCTALQTQHPSLTVVDATAEHTTLAEHSIDLVAAGRAFHWFDRDRALAEFRRILKPDGWVTLVSIGRAKDDSPQSRDFERLLIDHGTDYTYVRAGYRIHEDLHTLFTRDWHHEEIDGELAHDWDAFLGHAMSLSMTPKPDDPRFPPFLRALEDFFHRYAINDALTQPTTCWISAGRFA from the coding sequence ATGTCTCTCAATGCACAACGCTTCACCGGCCGCGCCGAAGACTACGACCGCTATCGTCAGCGTTACCCCGCGGAACCAGTGCTCATGCGCCTCCGCGAATGGTGTGGCCTTACGCCGCAACACCGCGTCGCCGACATCGGCGCAGGCACAGGCATGTTGACCGAAGTCTTCCTCGCCAACGGCAATCCCGTCATCGCCATTGAACCCAACGCCGAGATGCGCGCACTCTGCACCGCACTGCAGACACAACATCCCTCTCTCACCGTCGTTGACGCCACCGCCGAGCACACAACCCTCGCCGAGCACTCCATCGACCTCGTCGCAGCCGGCCGCGCCTTCCACTGGTTCGACCGCGACCGCGCTCTCGCCGAGTTCCGCCGCATCCTCAAGCCCGACGGCTGGGTCACTCTCGTCTCCATCGGCCGCGCCAAAGACGACTCCCCGCAGTCTCGCGACTTCGAGCGGCTACTCATCGACCACGGCACCGACTACACCTATGTACGCGCCGGCTACCGCATTCACGAAGACCTGCACACCCTCTTCACCCGCGACTGGCACCACGAAGAAATTGACGGAGAACTCGCACATGACTGGGACGCCTTCCTAGGCCACGCCATGTCACTCTCCATGACCCCCAAGCCCGACGACCCGCGCTTCCCGCCCTTCCTTCGCGCACTCGAAGACTTCTTCCACCGTTACGCCATCAATGATGCTCTCACCCAACCCACTACCTGCTGGATCAGCGCCGGCCGCTTCGCATAG